In Saccharomonospora marina XMU15, one genomic interval encodes:
- a CDS encoding MFS transporter, which translates to MRSGRKGKRKWTPEPGASQPPVDRTRAQHPTPPPTRAYPPPPPLTADEAPTGAMPTQPARPSRGARPYPPPPSPPPGPVPPRRERPGYEYYDTGGYAPGQPRDAEEEPTARHGFDAGGADQRVPKKLTVTRVAAFRGRQLSGQAVAAFRRAATADGADKSGLTSLTYAVMLNYASDAAMAVALANTLFFAASSGESRGRVALYLLITIAPFALVAPVIGPALDRIQRGRRLAMSVASSGQALMCVLMALNFDSWVLYPAALGKMVLSKSFMVLKAAVTPRVLPPEITLSKTNARLAVFGLAAGGVFGALASGVNWAFGSAGALWFTALICAVGAAQAMRIPSWVEVTEGEVPASLSARTPALKPRRPMARHVVVALWGNGSIRVLTGFLMMFAAFAVKAQTEDSGQSPFVQLLLLGIIGAAAGAGGFLGNALGSRLHFGKYDQVILGSLAATLAATILAAIFSGIATAAVVGLVGATASALSKNSLDAVIQHDMPEESRASAFGRSETVLQLAWVFGGAVGLLLPPTYWIGFLVVSLLLALGLAQTWLVRNGSSLLPSFGRGRAPRPDPTRVADGS; encoded by the coding sequence ATGCGTTCGGGTCGCAAGGGGAAGCGGAAGTGGACGCCCGAACCGGGGGCGAGCCAACCACCGGTGGACCGCACGCGGGCTCAACACCCGACACCACCTCCGACGAGGGCCTATCCGCCGCCTCCCCCGCTGACCGCGGACGAGGCGCCCACCGGTGCGATGCCCACGCAGCCCGCGAGGCCGAGCAGGGGCGCGCGGCCGTACCCGCCACCGCCTTCCCCGCCACCTGGGCCGGTGCCGCCCCGGCGCGAGCGGCCCGGCTACGAGTACTACGACACCGGCGGCTACGCCCCTGGCCAGCCCAGGGACGCCGAGGAGGAGCCGACGGCCAGGCACGGCTTCGACGCGGGCGGAGCCGACCAGCGGGTACCGAAGAAGCTCACCGTCACGCGGGTGGCGGCGTTTCGCGGTCGCCAGCTCAGCGGGCAGGCCGTGGCCGCCTTCCGCAGAGCCGCCACGGCCGACGGCGCGGACAAGTCCGGGCTGACGTCGCTGACGTACGCGGTGATGCTGAACTACGCCAGCGACGCGGCGATGGCGGTGGCGCTGGCGAACACGCTGTTCTTCGCGGCGAGCAGCGGGGAGAGCAGGGGCAGGGTCGCGCTGTACCTGCTGATCACGATCGCCCCGTTCGCGCTGGTGGCACCGGTGATCGGCCCCGCGCTGGACCGCATCCAGCGCGGCCGCAGGTTGGCGATGTCCGTCGCCTCCTCGGGCCAGGCCCTGATGTGTGTGCTGATGGCGTTGAACTTCGACAGCTGGGTGCTCTACCCGGCCGCACTCGGCAAGATGGTGCTCTCGAAGTCGTTCATGGTGCTCAAGGCCGCCGTGACGCCGAGGGTGCTGCCGCCGGAGATCACCCTGTCGAAGACCAACGCGAGACTCGCCGTCTTCGGATTGGCGGCAGGCGGCGTGTTCGGCGCGCTGGCCAGTGGGGTGAACTGGGCGTTCGGTTCCGCGGGCGCGCTGTGGTTCACCGCGCTGATCTGCGCCGTCGGCGCCGCGCAGGCCATGCGCATCCCGTCGTGGGTGGAGGTCACCGAGGGCGAGGTGCCCGCCTCGCTCTCCGCGCGAACGCCCGCGCTCAAGCCGCGCAGACCGATGGCTCGACACGTCGTCGTCGCACTGTGGGGCAACGGCTCGATCCGCGTGCTCACCGGCTTCCTGATGATGTTCGCCGCGTTCGCGGTCAAGGCGCAGACCGAGGACAGCGGGCAGAGTCCGTTCGTGCAACTGCTGCTGCTCGGCATCATCGGAGCCGCGGCGGGCGCGGGTGGCTTCCTCGGCAACGCGCTGGGGTCCAGGCTGCACTTCGGCAAGTACGACCAGGTCATTCTCGGTTCCCTCGCCGCTACGCTGGCCGCGACGATACTGGCGGCGATCTTCTCCGGCATCGCAACGGCAGCCGTCGTGGGACTCGTCGGTGCCACCGCGAGCGCGCTGTCCAAGAACAGCCTCGACGCCGTCATCCAGCACGACATGCCGGAGGAGTCGCGTGCCTCCGCGTTCGGCCGTTCGGAGACCGTGCTGCAACTCGCCTGGGTGTTCGGCGGCGCTGTCGGGCTGCTGCTGCCACCCACCTACTGGATCGGCTTCCTCGTGGTCTCGCTGCTGCTCGCGCTCGGGCTCGCCCAGACGTGGTTGGTCAGGAACGGTTCGTCGCTGCTGCCCTCGTTCGGCCGGGGGCGCGCGCCGCGACCCGATCCGACCCGCGTGGCCGACGGCTCGTAG
- a CDS encoding DUF2771 family protein codes for MRRLVVALLAGGAVTLAGCSAPSAPEITFYADGESTTAQPLSYCDAKLTSCETGGEPANLRVRTGKPVQVSLPSDVSSTPWALNVQFLGPDGKPRPVRQQVFTDGKQHAYTVVPDSPGDQLLVVEVQQLGAAYAADEQGNPIVDENGQPQLVVRGVWSLQIEPAARR; via the coding sequence ATGCGACGTCTGGTAGTAGCACTTCTGGCGGGTGGCGCGGTCACACTGGCGGGGTGCTCAGCGCCCTCGGCCCCCGAGATCACCTTCTACGCCGACGGCGAGAGCACGACGGCGCAACCGCTCAGCTACTGCGACGCCAAGCTGACCTCCTGCGAGACCGGTGGCGAACCCGCGAACCTGCGCGTGCGCACGGGCAAGCCCGTGCAGGTGTCGCTGCCTTCGGACGTCTCGTCGACGCCGTGGGCCCTCAACGTGCAGTTCCTCGGCCCGGACGGCAAGCCGCGCCCGGTGCGCCAGCAGGTCTTCACCGACGGCAAGCAGCACGCCTACACCGTGGTCCCGGACTCGCCCGGCGACCAGCTGCTGGTGGTGGAGGTCCAGCAACTGGGAGCCGCCTACGCGGCCGACGAGCAGGGCAACCCGATCGTGGACGAGAACGGGCAGCCGCAACTCGTCGTGCGTGGCGTGTGGTCACTTCAGATCGAGCCCGCGGCGCGACGCTGA
- a CDS encoding cold-shock protein — protein sequence MPTGKVKWYDADKGFGFVTQDGGEDVYIRKSALPQGVEALKAGQRLEFGVADGRRGPQALSVRLLDPPPSVAEARRRPAEELHGLIEDMIKLLEMRVQPDLRRGRYPDRKHTKRIAEVMRAVARDLDP from the coding sequence GTGCCGACCGGCAAGGTCAAGTGGTACGACGCGGACAAGGGATTCGGCTTCGTCACGCAGGACGGCGGCGAGGACGTCTACATTCGGAAATCCGCGCTACCGCAGGGCGTGGAGGCCCTCAAGGCCGGTCAGCGACTGGAGTTCGGTGTCGCCGACGGCAGGCGCGGACCGCAGGCTCTGTCGGTCCGCCTGCTGGACCCGCCGCCTTCGGTGGCCGAGGCCCGTCGCCGTCCCGCCGAGGAGTTGCACGGGCTCATCGAGGACATGATCAAGCTGCTGGAGATGCGGGTACAGCCGGACCTGCGCAGGGGCCGCTATCCCGACCGCAAGCACACCAAGCGCATCGCCGAGGTCATGCGGGCCGTCGCGCGCGACCTCGACCCCTGA
- a CDS encoding HAD family hydrolase, with amino-acid sequence MGRCVGFDLDMTLIDPRPGMVAAMAQLARESGLDLDGELFASRLGPPLDHVLRGFEAPEERIPELVSRFREIYPGLVIPSTTVLPGACAAIDAVRDAAGTSLVVTGKYERNAALHLQAHGLAVDVLVGDLWATGKAAALKRHNAFAFVGDHVGDIQGALAAGAIAVGVTTGPCSRAELLAAGAHVVLDSLVEFPGWLAASADGARVPGR; translated from the coding sequence GTGGGAAGGTGCGTGGGTTTCGACCTCGACATGACGCTGATCGATCCGCGGCCCGGCATGGTCGCGGCGATGGCACAACTGGCGCGGGAGTCCGGTCTCGACCTCGACGGCGAACTGTTCGCCTCCCGGCTCGGACCACCGCTCGACCACGTGCTGCGGGGGTTCGAGGCGCCGGAGGAACGTATTCCGGAACTGGTGTCGCGGTTCCGCGAGATCTACCCCGGCCTGGTCATCCCGAGCACCACGGTGCTACCGGGCGCCTGCGCCGCGATCGACGCCGTCCGCGACGCCGCAGGCACCTCACTCGTCGTCACCGGCAAGTACGAGCGAAACGCCGCGTTGCACCTGCAGGCGCACGGTCTGGCGGTGGACGTGCTTGTCGGTGATCTCTGGGCCACCGGGAAGGCCGCCGCGCTGAAGCGGCACAACGCGTTCGCCTTCGTCGGCGACCACGTCGGCGACATCCAGGGCGCGCTTGCGGCGGGCGCGATCGCGGTAGGGGTCACAACCGGGCCGTGCAGCAGAGCCGAACTGCTCGCCGCGGGTGCCCACGTGGTACTCGACTCGCTCGTCGAGTTCCCCGGCTGGCTGGCGGCTAGCGCTGACGGTGCTCGCGTACCAGGGCGATGA
- a CDS encoding TetR/AcrR family transcriptional regulator yields the protein MNVSQVTSFAQRARASLREELLDAATELLPERGYARLRMADVAARVGVSRQTVYNEFGSKAALVQAVALRTLAEFTEGIQQRLNAAPDVLSGVHAATVYTIEHAKENRLVAAALGTDVAEDLLPLLTTRGEPILRAATEVSMAYLRDRLPELRDTEFVAETMTRLTMSYLVLPGHSAEEAADGVRAVIASLIESSTTK from the coding sequence ATGAATGTGTCTCAGGTCACGAGCTTCGCTCAACGCGCCAGGGCGTCGTTGCGGGAGGAACTGCTGGACGCGGCCACCGAACTGTTACCCGAACGCGGATATGCCCGGCTCCGGATGGCCGACGTCGCCGCGAGAGTCGGGGTGAGCAGGCAGACCGTCTACAACGAGTTCGGTAGCAAGGCCGCACTCGTGCAGGCGGTGGCACTGCGAACGCTCGCCGAGTTCACCGAAGGCATCCAGCAGCGGCTCAACGCGGCGCCCGACGTGCTGTCCGGAGTGCACGCCGCCACCGTCTACACCATCGAACACGCCAAGGAGAACCGGCTTGTCGCCGCGGCGCTCGGCACCGACGTCGCGGAGGACCTGCTCCCGCTGCTGACCACCAGGGGCGAGCCGATCCTGCGGGCGGCCACCGAGGTCTCGATGGCCTACCTGCGGGACCGGCTGCCCGAACTGCGTGACACCGAGTTCGTCGCCGAGACCATGACGCGGTTGACGATGAGCTACCTGGTGCTGCCGGGCCACTCGGCCGAAGAGGCCGCCGACGGGGTACGGGCCGTGATCGCCTCGCTCATCGAATCGTCCACAACGAAGTGA
- a CDS encoding R2-like ligand-binding oxidase produces the protein MTGTVAPHREGFHSLRRGGLNWDSFPLRLFVKGNKKFWNPADIDFSAEREGWESLNDEERRSATYLCAQFIAGEEAVTEDIQPFMKAMAAEGRLADEMYLTQFCFEEAKHTEVFRRWMDAVGLTEDLHSYVAENPHYRKLFYEELPESLGILAQDPSPVNQVRASVTYNHVIEGSLALTGYYAWQKVCTSRGILPGMQELVRRIGDDERRHMAWGTFTCRRHIAADDSLWDVVQQRMGELLPHALGMIEWVNSQFDEPPFSIDNQEFLQYAADRAQRRLGAIESARGADVAAIDVDHTPEQLEETFGAEDAKAFAEAAANRS, from the coding sequence ATGACCGGCACCGTCGCACCACACCGGGAAGGGTTCCACTCGCTGCGCCGAGGCGGCCTGAACTGGGACTCCTTCCCGCTGCGACTCTTCGTCAAGGGCAACAAGAAGTTCTGGAATCCCGCCGACATCGACTTCTCCGCCGAACGCGAGGGCTGGGAGTCGCTCAACGACGAGGAGCGGCGCTCGGCGACGTACCTGTGCGCGCAGTTCATCGCCGGTGAGGAGGCCGTCACCGAGGACATCCAGCCGTTCATGAAAGCGATGGCCGCGGAGGGCAGGCTCGCCGACGAGATGTACCTGACGCAGTTCTGCTTCGAGGAGGCCAAGCACACGGAGGTGTTCCGGCGCTGGATGGACGCCGTCGGCCTCACCGAGGACCTGCACTCCTACGTGGCGGAGAACCCGCATTACCGCAAGCTGTTCTACGAGGAGCTTCCCGAATCGCTCGGAATCCTGGCGCAGGACCCGAGCCCGGTGAACCAGGTGCGCGCAAGCGTCACCTACAACCACGTCATCGAGGGCAGCCTCGCGCTGACCGGGTACTACGCGTGGCAGAAGGTGTGCACCTCCCGCGGCATCCTGCCCGGGATGCAGGAGCTGGTGCGCCGCATCGGTGACGACGAGCGCAGGCACATGGCCTGGGGCACCTTCACGTGCAGGCGACACATCGCCGCCGACGACTCGCTGTGGGACGTCGTGCAGCAACGGATGGGCGAGTTGCTGCCTCACGCGCTAGGCATGATCGAGTGGGTGAACAGCCAGTTCGACGAGCCGCCTTTCAGCATCGACAACCAGGAGTTCCTGCAGTACGCCGCCGACAGGGCACAGCGAAGGCTCGGCGCGATCGAGTCCGCTCGCGGCGCCGACGTGGCGGCCATCGACGTCGACCACACTCCCGAGCAGCTGGAGGAGACCTTCGGCGCCGAGGACGCCAAGGCGTTCGCCGAGGCAGCCGCGAACAGGTCGTGA
- a CDS encoding ion channel, producing MPLFLSRLLARFALLTSWFTPVIVIVVVFATSWPLMALAEPEGSALVQPQNYWWYFVVTAATVGYGDFFPESAAGHLVGAYVIIGGIVTLTTVFTKMASVLEGARGRRMQGSITVKASGHTVLLGYTPGRTERIAREVLHGIDGTLVLCAWDEVGTHPMPEDPVEFVRGDLTDEETLRRAGVQTAHAVLVDARDDNEALAVALAVDHVATDAHVVVTLRDMERASLLGYVDDHIRCVQWHTPRMITEELTSPGIAEMYAELMTHGGANTYSVTLPESLGPVPVDRCRVTLGRRHGVTVLAARAGERLVVNPGWGDELPAGAVLYYVSAGPLTSEQVEQALRQDGADRS from the coding sequence GTGCCGTTGTTCCTCTCCCGGCTGCTGGCCCGGTTCGCTCTGCTCACCTCGTGGTTCACCCCGGTCATCGTGATCGTGGTCGTCTTCGCGACGAGCTGGCCGCTGATGGCGCTGGCCGAACCCGAGGGCAGCGCGCTGGTGCAGCCACAGAACTACTGGTGGTACTTCGTGGTGACGGCGGCCACGGTGGGCTACGGCGACTTCTTCCCCGAGTCGGCCGCGGGCCACCTGGTCGGCGCGTACGTGATCATCGGCGGGATCGTCACGCTGACGACGGTGTTCACGAAGATGGCCTCGGTGCTTGAGGGAGCGAGAGGACGCCGCATGCAGGGATCGATCACCGTGAAGGCGTCCGGGCACACGGTTCTGCTCGGTTACACGCCTGGGCGCACCGAGCGCATCGCCAGGGAGGTGCTGCACGGCATCGACGGGACACTCGTGCTGTGCGCCTGGGACGAGGTGGGCACGCACCCGATGCCGGAGGACCCCGTCGAGTTCGTGCGTGGCGACCTCACCGACGAGGAGACGCTGCGAAGGGCCGGCGTGCAGACCGCGCACGCCGTGCTCGTCGACGCAAGGGACGACAACGAGGCGCTCGCCGTCGCGCTTGCCGTCGACCACGTCGCCACCGACGCGCACGTGGTCGTGACTCTTCGCGACATGGAGCGGGCCTCGCTACTCGGCTACGTCGACGACCACATCCGGTGCGTGCAGTGGCACACCCCCCGCATGATCACCGAGGAGCTCACCTCCCCCGGAATCGCCGAGATGTACGCGGAGCTGATGACACACGGCGGGGCCAACACCTACTCGGTCACGCTGCCGGAATCGCTCGGGCCGGTGCCGGTCGACCGGTGCCGCGTCACCCTCGGCCGCCGACACGGCGTCACCGTGCTCGCGGCCCGCGCGGGCGAGCGGCTCGTGGTGAACCCCGGCTGGGGCGACGAGCTCCCGGCGGGGGCGGTGCTGTACTACGTCAGCGCGGGCCCGCTCACCTCCGAGCAGGTGGAGCAGGCACTGCGGCAGGACGGCGCCGACCGGTCCTGA
- a CDS encoding alkaline phosphatase D family protein, producing the protein MSLTRRTALLGGSALGAAAFSGRSAAATTAAPPREYPFTLGVASGDPTPDGVVLWTRLAPRPLTPDGGMAPGDVRVLWQVATDEHFADVVRAGSARAEAEWAHSVHVEVEGLLPDRVYYYRFRAGSQLSPVGRTRTTPPVGAPVSSLALAAVSCQSLPAGRYAAYRHIAERDLDIVLHLGDYIYEGRGPAQPSAGPDRRHLPFKTTTSLEDYRIRHAQYRLDPDLRAAHASVAFLCVPDDHEVVNNMAGDYGGNGNADPETFPRRRAAAYHAYYEHMPLRRSALPSGPDMSLYRRFSYGDLAEIRLLDTRQYRTPQVDGATFQPLPSDAYDPDRTLTGPEQERWLLTGLASSTARWNVIAQQVYLAAIDMDTTDGQAYNTDKWDGYPAARSRITGFLHRQRPRNPIVLSGDVHAAMVNDITLEHDPTSPVVATEFIGSSISSGKGNNALFESALPHNPQVRYYNGRERGYLSCEVGRDVWASHLWFVDDPRDAASRVRRDVSYVVEDGRLGAQPA; encoded by the coding sequence ATGAGTCTGACCCGCCGTACCGCCCTGCTTGGCGGCTCCGCCCTCGGCGCCGCCGCGTTCTCCGGCCGGAGCGCGGCCGCGACGACCGCCGCCCCGCCACGGGAGTACCCGTTCACACTCGGCGTCGCATCGGGCGATCCGACCCCGGACGGTGTGGTGCTGTGGACCCGGCTGGCTCCGCGACCACTGACGCCGGACGGCGGCATGGCGCCCGGCGATGTGCGGGTGCTGTGGCAGGTCGCCACCGATGAGCACTTCGCCGACGTCGTTCGAGCGGGCAGCGCGCGAGCCGAGGCCGAGTGGGCGCACTCCGTCCACGTCGAGGTCGAAGGGTTGCTGCCCGATCGCGTCTACTACTACCGCTTTCGTGCCGGGTCGCAGTTGAGTCCTGTCGGCCGGACCCGTACCACTCCGCCGGTGGGCGCGCCGGTGTCATCGCTGGCGCTCGCCGCCGTGTCGTGTCAGTCGTTGCCCGCCGGTCGCTACGCGGCCTACCGGCACATCGCCGAGCGCGATCTCGACATCGTGTTGCACCTCGGTGACTACATCTACGAAGGAAGAGGACCCGCCCAACCGAGCGCGGGCCCCGACCGCAGGCATTTGCCCTTCAAGACCACCACGTCGCTGGAGGACTACCGAATCCGCCACGCGCAGTACCGGCTCGACCCGGACCTGCGGGCCGCGCACGCCTCTGTCGCCTTCCTGTGCGTGCCCGACGACCACGAGGTGGTCAACAACATGGCGGGTGACTACGGCGGCAACGGCAACGCCGACCCTGAGACCTTCCCGCGTCGCAGGGCCGCCGCCTATCACGCCTACTACGAGCACATGCCGCTGCGGCGCTCGGCCCTGCCGTCAGGGCCGGACATGAGCCTCTACCGTCGGTTCAGTTACGGCGACCTCGCCGAGATCCGGCTGCTCGACACCCGGCAGTACCGAACCCCACAGGTGGACGGCGCGACCTTCCAGCCGCTGCCGAGCGACGCCTACGACCCGGACCGCACCTTGACCGGACCGGAGCAGGAGCGCTGGCTGCTTACAGGACTCGCCTCGTCGACCGCGAGGTGGAACGTGATCGCGCAGCAGGTCTACCTCGCGGCCATCGACATGGACACAACCGATGGGCAGGCCTACAACACCGACAAGTGGGACGGCTATCCGGCGGCGCGCTCCCGCATCACCGGGTTTCTGCACCGACAGCGGCCTCGCAACCCCATCGTGCTCAGCGGGGACGTCCACGCGGCGATGGTCAACGACATCACGCTGGAACACGACCCCACCTCCCCGGTGGTGGCAACGGAGTTCATCGGTAGCTCGATCAGCAGCGGCAAGGGCAACAACGCGTTGTTCGAGTCAGCGCTGCCGCACAACCCGCAGGTGCGCTACTACAACGGCCGCGAGCGCGGCTACCTCTCGTGCGAGGTGGGCCGCGACGTATGGGCCTCGCACTTGTGGTTCGTCGACGATCCGCGCGATGCGGCGTCCCGGGTACGTCGGGACGTATCCTACGTGGTCGAGGACGGCAGGCTCGGCGCTCAACCAGCCTGA
- a CDS encoding AMP-binding protein: MPDALAVPSYASGTSEVPLLGDTIGDNFDRTVRAFGERDALVEQFTGRTWTYEQLAAEVDALALGLANAGIGKGDRVGIWAPNCAEWTMTQYATAKIGAILVNINPAYRAHELEYVLNQSGITMLVAAESFKTSDYAGMIEEVRPRCEALRHVVLLGSGEWNALFEHGRQADPALLERLRATLSADDPINIQYTSGTTGFPKGATLSHHNILNNGFFVGELCGYTEADRICIPVPFYHCFGMVMGNLAATSHGACMVIPAQAFEPAATLRAVQAQRCTSLYGVPTMFIAELAEADFDSYDLSSLRTGIMAGSPCPVEVMKQVIERMGMAEVTICYGMTETSPVSTQTRADDSIERRVSTVGRVHPHLEVKIVDPETGLTVPRGTPGEFCTRGYSVMLGYWEQPEQTADAIDAARWMHTGDLAVMDDEGYVNITGRIKDMVIRGGENIYPREIEEFLYTHPDVLDAQVIGVPDRRYGEELMAWVRMREGAPPLTAEALREFCQGRLAHYKIPRYVHVVEEFPMTVTGKVRKVEMREKSVELLGLGESARGS; the protein is encoded by the coding sequence ATGCCGGACGCACTCGCTGTCCCCAGTTACGCCTCGGGCACCTCGGAGGTCCCGCTGCTGGGCGACACCATCGGTGACAACTTCGACCGCACGGTGCGAGCGTTCGGCGAACGTGACGCACTCGTGGAGCAGTTCACCGGCCGGACGTGGACCTACGAGCAGCTAGCCGCCGAGGTGGACGCGCTGGCGCTCGGCCTGGCGAACGCCGGTATCGGCAAGGGCGACCGGGTCGGGATCTGGGCTCCCAACTGTGCGGAATGGACGATGACCCAGTACGCCACCGCGAAGATCGGCGCGATACTGGTCAACATCAACCCCGCCTACCGCGCACACGAACTCGAGTACGTGCTCAACCAGTCCGGGATCACCATGCTGGTGGCCGCGGAGAGTTTCAAGACCTCCGACTACGCGGGAATGATCGAGGAGGTGCGCCCTCGCTGCGAGGCGCTACGGCACGTCGTGCTGCTTGGCAGCGGCGAGTGGAACGCGCTGTTCGAGCACGGCAGGCAGGCCGATCCCGCGCTGCTGGAGCGGCTGCGTGCGACGTTGAGCGCCGACGACCCGATCAACATCCAGTACACCTCGGGCACCACGGGGTTCCCGAAGGGCGCCACACTGAGCCACCACAACATTCTCAACAACGGCTTCTTCGTCGGCGAACTCTGCGGTTACACCGAGGCCGACCGGATCTGCATCCCGGTGCCCTTCTACCACTGCTTCGGCATGGTGATGGGCAACCTGGCCGCGACGAGCCACGGCGCCTGCATGGTCATCCCGGCGCAGGCGTTCGAGCCCGCGGCAACGCTGCGAGCCGTACAGGCGCAACGCTGCACGTCGCTGTACGGCGTTCCGACGATGTTCATCGCGGAACTGGCCGAGGCCGACTTCGACTCCTACGACCTGTCCAGCCTGCGGACCGGGATCATGGCGGGCTCACCGTGTCCGGTGGAGGTGATGAAGCAGGTCATCGAGCGGATGGGAATGGCCGAGGTGACCATCTGCTACGGCATGACCGAGACCTCACCTGTCTCGACACAGACCAGGGCCGATGACTCGATCGAGCGACGCGTGTCCACTGTGGGCAGGGTGCACCCGCACCTGGAGGTGAAGATCGTCGACCCTGAGACGGGCCTGACGGTGCCGCGCGGAACTCCCGGCGAGTTCTGCACCCGGGGCTACTCGGTGATGCTCGGTTACTGGGAGCAGCCGGAGCAGACGGCCGATGCCATCGACGCCGCACGCTGGATGCACACCGGCGATCTCGCGGTGATGGACGACGAGGGCTACGTCAACATCACCGGCCGGATCAAGGACATGGTCATCCGCGGCGGGGAGAACATTTACCCGCGCGAGATCGAGGAGTTCCTCTACACCCACCCGGACGTCCTCGACGCACAGGTGATCGGTGTGCCCGATCGCCGGTACGGCGAGGAGTTGATGGCGTGGGTGCGGATGCGCGAGGGCGCGCCCCCGCTCACCGCCGAGGCACTGCGCGAGTTCTGCCAGGGCAGGCTCGCGCACTACAAGATCCCGCGCTACGTGCACGTGGTCGAGGAGTTCCCGATGACCGTAACCGGCAAGGTGCGCAAGGTGGAGATGCGGGAGAAGTCGGTCGAACTGCTCGGGCTGGGCGAGTCGGCTCGGGGATCGTAG
- a CDS encoding YccF domain-containing protein has protein sequence MRALLNVIWLVLSGFWLALGYAIAGIICFVLIITIPFGIASFRIANYALWPFGRTITDRTDAGAASVLGNIIWIVVAGFWLALIHVVTGVLLCLTIIGIPLGIGNFKLIPVSLLPLGRRIVPVPD, from the coding sequence ATGCGGGCGCTACTGAACGTCATCTGGTTGGTGTTGTCCGGGTTCTGGCTCGCCCTCGGCTACGCGATCGCCGGGATCATCTGCTTCGTGCTGATCATCACGATCCCGTTCGGCATCGCCTCGTTCCGCATCGCCAACTACGCGCTGTGGCCGTTCGGCCGGACGATCACCGACCGTACCGACGCCGGAGCGGCATCGGTGCTCGGCAACATCATCTGGATCGTCGTCGCGGGGTTCTGGCTCGCGCTCATCCATGTCGTGACCGGGGTACTGCTGTGCCTGACGATCATCGGAATCCCGCTCGGCATCGGCAACTTCAAGCTGATTCCGGTCTCTCTGCTGCCACTCGGCAGGCGAATCGTGCCCGTACCGGACTGA
- a CDS encoding metallophosphoesterase yields MTAEPTFVVGDVHGHHAELVAALRARELVDARGDWIGGQAKLWFLGDFVDRGPDGIAVIDLVRRLQRQAPASGGGVDSLLGNHEILLLGVHRFGDTPVPSDFGPRSFARSWELNGGQLADQERLTPEHVEWLIARPVVANVAGHLLVHSDTLEYLEWGDTEDAVNAAVREVLEGADIEQWWEVWRRMTTRYAFRGPDGERMADILLGQLGGQRVVHGHSVIADQWGVPASQIKGPFLYAGNKALGVDGGVFVGGPCLVVELADSYEPCQAHIAPTAG; encoded by the coding sequence GTGACTGCCGAGCCCACGTTCGTCGTCGGTGACGTGCATGGCCACCACGCCGAACTGGTCGCCGCGCTACGTGCGCGTGAGCTGGTCGATGCCCGAGGTGACTGGATCGGAGGGCAGGCGAAGCTGTGGTTCCTCGGTGACTTCGTCGACCGGGGTCCTGATGGCATCGCCGTGATCGACCTGGTGCGGAGGTTGCAGCGGCAGGCGCCCGCCTCCGGCGGCGGTGTTGACAGCCTGCTCGGCAACCACGAGATCCTGCTGCTCGGCGTGCACCGCTTCGGCGACACGCCGGTGCCGTCGGACTTCGGGCCGCGCAGCTTCGCCCGCAGCTGGGAGCTCAACGGCGGGCAGCTCGCCGACCAGGAACGGCTCACCCCCGAACACGTCGAGTGGTTGATCGCCCGCCCAGTCGTCGCCAACGTGGCCGGACACCTGCTGGTGCACTCCGACACCCTGGAGTACCTCGAATGGGGTGACACCGAGGACGCCGTCAACGCGGCGGTGCGCGAGGTGCTCGAGGGCGCCGACATCGAGCAGTGGTGGGAGGTGTGGCGCCGGATGACGACGCGTTACGCCTTCCGCGGGCCCGACGGTGAGCGCATGGCGGACATCCTGCTCGGGCAGCTCGGCGGGCAGCGGGTGGTGCACGGGCACAGCGTCATCGCCGACCAGTGGGGCGTGCCGGCCTCGCAGATCAAGGGCCCGTTCCTGTACGCGGGTAATAAGGCGCTCGGCGTGGACGGTGGGGTGTTCGTCGGCGGTCCGTGCCTTGTGGTGGAACTCGCCGATTCCTACGAGCCCTGCCAGGCGCACATCGCGCCCACAGCCGGCTGA